From Chryseobacterium salivictor, a single genomic window includes:
- the wecB gene encoding non-hydrolyzing UDP-N-acetylglucosamine 2-epimerase: MKKLKVMTVVGTRPEIIRLARVLTALDNSEAVEHIIVHTGQNYDYELNQIFFEDLGLRKPDYFLEAAGKTATETVGNILIKIDPLLEELQPEAFLVLGDTNSCLCAIPAKKRQIPIFHMEAGNRCFDQRVPEETNRKIVDHTSDINLTYSDIAREYLLREGLPADRIIKTGSPMFEVLNHYLPDIQKSDVLSRLNLEEGKYFVVSSHREENINSEKNFRGLMTSLNAIAEKYQYPIIVSTHPRTKNMIDKMQIKTRQEIQFLKPLGFHDYNALQMRSYAVLSDSGTISEESSILNFCALNIRDAHERPEAMEEASVMMVGMNPERILQALIQLQQQKIGNERNYRRVADYSMPNVSEKVVRIILSYTDYVNRVVWSKG, translated from the coding sequence ATGAAGAAACTCAAAGTAATGACAGTGGTGGGAACCCGTCCCGAAATAATCAGATTGGCAAGGGTTCTTACTGCTCTCGATAATTCCGAAGCGGTAGAGCACATTATTGTTCATACCGGTCAAAACTACGATTATGAACTCAATCAGATATTTTTCGAGGATTTGGGTTTGCGAAAACCTGATTATTTTTTAGAAGCAGCCGGGAAGACGGCCACTGAAACCGTAGGAAATATTCTAATCAAAATAGATCCCCTTTTAGAAGAACTGCAACCCGAAGCTTTTTTGGTACTAGGAGATACGAACTCTTGTTTGTGTGCAATTCCTGCTAAAAAAAGACAAATCCCGATTTTTCACATGGAAGCCGGAAACCGGTGTTTTGACCAGAGAGTTCCCGAAGAAACCAACCGGAAAATTGTAGACCATACTTCCGATATTAACTTAACCTACAGCGATATTGCCCGCGAATATCTTTTAAGAGAAGGACTTCCTGCAGACCGGATCATTAAAACCGGTTCGCCGATGTTTGAAGTTTTAAATCATTATTTACCGGATATTCAAAAATCTGATGTTTTATCGAGATTGAATTTAGAAGAAGGAAAATATTTCGTAGTAAGTTCACACCGCGAAGAAAACATCAATTCCGAGAAAAATTTCCGTGGACTGATGACTTCTTTAAATGCTATCGCGGAAAAATATCAATACCCAATCATTGTTTCAACGCATCCGCGAACGAAAAATATGATTGATAAAATGCAGATAAAAACACGCCAGGAAATTCAGTTCTTAAAACCACTAGGTTTCCACGATTACAATGCTTTGCAAATGAGAAGTTACGCGGTTTTATCAGATTCAGGAACTATTTCTGAAGAATCTTCTATCTTAAATTTCTGTGCTCTCAATATCAGAGACGCGCACGAAAGACCCGAAGCCATGGAAGAAGCAAGCGTGATGATGGTCGGAATGAATCCTGAAAGAATCCTGCAGGCTTTAATCCAATTGCAACAACAGAAAATAGGCAACGAAAGAAATTACCGTCGGGTTGCAGATTATTCAATGCCGAATGTTTCAGAAAAGGTCGTTCGAATTATTTTGAGTTACACTGACTATGTAAATAGAGTAGTTTGGAGTAAAGGATAA
- a CDS encoding polysaccharide biosynthesis C-terminal domain-containing protein, protein MIKIGITGQKGFVGSHLYNTLGLNPEEFERIDFHKEYFDNAETLDHFVQQCDVIVHLAAMNRNPDPELIYHNNVDLVKKLVNSLERTGSKAHLIFSSSSQEERDNRYGASKKEGRRLLAEWANKNDGVFSGLIIPNVFGPFGLANYNSFIATFCHQLTHGESPVIDVDGEVKLIYVGELVQEIINQIKSGKTAEEYIVPFTTYIKVSEVLAKLVHYKELYFEGGEIPVLTTQFDYQLFNTFRSYFDIAAHYPVKFKQNIDPRGAFVEIIRLGIGGQCSYSTTVPGITRGNHFHTRKIERFAVIKGKALIQLRKIDSDKILNFYLDGNEPAYVDMPVWYTHNIKNIGDEELLTVFWINEPFNADDADTYFVEV, encoded by the coding sequence ATGATAAAAATTGGAATTACAGGACAGAAAGGGTTTGTTGGCTCACATCTCTATAACACGTTAGGATTAAATCCTGAAGAATTTGAAAGGATAGATTTTCATAAAGAATATTTTGACAACGCTGAAACACTTGATCATTTTGTACAGCAATGTGATGTCATCGTACATTTGGCAGCGATGAACCGTAACCCTGATCCGGAATTGATTTACCATAATAATGTAGATCTGGTAAAAAAGCTTGTCAATTCATTGGAGAGAACCGGTTCAAAAGCACATCTTATCTTTTCCTCCTCATCGCAGGAAGAAAGAGACAACCGATACGGAGCCTCTAAAAAGGAAGGCAGAAGATTATTGGCAGAATGGGCAAATAAAAATGACGGAGTTTTCTCAGGATTAATTATTCCTAATGTTTTTGGGCCTTTCGGGCTCGCGAATTACAACTCGTTCATCGCTACCTTCTGTCATCAACTCACCCACGGTGAAAGCCCAGTTATCGATGTTGACGGTGAAGTAAAACTGATTTATGTGGGCGAACTGGTGCAGGAAATCATCAATCAGATCAAATCGGGAAAAACGGCGGAAGAATATATCGTGCCTTTTACCACTTATATTAAAGTCTCAGAAGTACTGGCAAAACTGGTTCATTATAAAGAACTTTATTTTGAAGGCGGTGAAATCCCAGTGCTTACAACGCAGTTTGATTATCAGTTATTCAATACATTCCGTAGTTATTTTGATATTGCTGCGCATTATCCTGTAAAATTCAAACAGAATATCGATCCGCGCGGTGCATTTGTAGAAATTATAAGGCTGGGAATCGGTGGTCAGTGTTCATATTCAACCACTGTGCCCGGTATTACCCGAGGGAATCATTTCCATACCCGCAAGATTGAACGCTTTGCCGTCATTAAAGGAAAAGCGCTAATTCAGCTGCGAAAAATTGATTCTGATAAAATTTTAAACTTTTATCTCGATGGAAATGAACCAGCTTATGTAGACATGCCGGTTTGGTACACGCATAATATTAAAAACATTGGTGATGAAGAACTTTTAACCGTATTTTGGATCAATGAGCCTTTTAATGCAGATGATGCCGACACGTATTTTGTAGAGGTGTAA
- a CDS encoding cupin domain-containing protein, which yields MNPTVIKGNHHQDERGIIRFNNGFDVLGIKRVYLIENADVGFIRAWQGHQVEQRWFSPVKGVFKIKLIKIDHWDKPSPELPILEFTLYSENLDVLHVPPGFVTSIQASEDNSRLMVFADYQLGEIQDEYRFPKDYFKF from the coding sequence ATGAATCCAACCGTTATCAAAGGAAACCATCATCAGGATGAAAGAGGAATTATCCGTTTCAATAACGGTTTTGATGTTCTTGGGATTAAAAGAGTTTACCTTATTGAAAATGCAGATGTCGGGTTTATCCGGGCATGGCAGGGGCATCAAGTCGAGCAGCGCTGGTTCTCACCTGTAAAAGGCGTTTTTAAGATAAAGCTGATTAAAATAGACCATTGGGATAAGCCTTCCCCTGAGCTGCCTATTCTTGAATTCACTTTATATTCTGAAAATTTGGATGTCCTTCATGTACCGCCAGGATTTGTCACTTCGATTCAGGCTTCCGAAGATAACTCCCGACTAATGGTGTTTGCAGATTACCAGCTTGGTGAAATACAGGACGAATACAGGTTTCCGAAGGATTATTTTAAATTTTAA
- a CDS encoding polysaccharide biosynthesis protein: MKIQNKTLLITGGTGSFGTAVLNRFLKTDHFKEIRIFSRDEKKQDDMRNLYRNDKIKYYIGDVRDYTSVEPATRGVDYVFHAAALKQVPSCEFFPMQAVKTNVEGTQNVIRAAAFNKVQKVICLSTDKAAYPINAMGISKAMMEKVAVAESRSLTDTVVCLTRYGNVMASRGSVIPLFLNQIQKGEEITITDPNMSRFFMSLEDAVDLVLFAFENGNAGDLFVNKAPAGKIGDLAQALMELSGKEVAMKIIGTRHGEKLYETLCTREEMVKAEDMGDFYRVPADNRDLNYAKYFSEGEQDVSIIEDYHSHNAEQKGIEGLKSLLSTLPLIRKEIFGENVMQYP, from the coding sequence ATGAAAATCCAAAATAAAACCCTCCTCATCACCGGTGGAACCGGCTCATTCGGAACCGCTGTCCTCAACCGTTTTCTGAAAACTGATCATTTTAAAGAAATCCGTATTTTTTCCCGCGACGAAAAAAAGCAGGACGATATGCGTAACCTCTACAGAAACGATAAAATAAAATATTATATCGGCGACGTTCGCGATTATACCAGTGTAGAACCGGCCACTAGGGGTGTAGATTATGTCTTCCATGCCGCCGCACTGAAACAGGTTCCTTCCTGTGAGTTTTTTCCGATGCAGGCGGTGAAGACCAACGTGGAAGGCACACAGAACGTGATCCGTGCGGCTGCTTTCAATAAAGTGCAGAAGGTCATCTGTTTAAGTACCGATAAAGCCGCTTATCCGATCAATGCTATGGGAATTTCCAAAGCGATGATGGAAAAGGTAGCGGTGGCCGAATCAAGAAGTCTAACCGATACCGTAGTATGTTTAACCCGTTACGGCAACGTAATGGCATCAAGAGGTTCAGTGATTCCTTTGTTTTTAAATCAAATTCAGAAAGGAGAAGAAATAACCATTACCGATCCTAATATGTCAAGGTTTTTCATGTCTTTGGAAGATGCTGTAGATTTGGTTTTATTTGCGTTTGAAAATGGAAATGCAGGAGATCTTTTTGTGAATAAAGCGCCTGCGGGCAAAATTGGTGATTTGGCTCAAGCGTTAATGGAACTTTCCGGTAAAGAAGTAGCAATGAAAATTATTGGAACACGACATGGTGAGAAATTATACGAGACACTCTGCACCAGAGAAGAAATGGTGAAGGCTGAAGATATGGGAGATTTCTACAGAGTGCCGGCGGATAACCGTGATTTGAATTATGCGAAATATTTTTCTGAAGGTGAACAAGATGTTTCCATAATAGAAGATTACCATTCTCACAACGCTGAACAAAAGGGAATAGAAGGATTAAAATCATTACTGTCTACTTTGCCTTTAATCCGAAAAGAAATTTTCGGGGAGAATGTGATGCAGTATCCATAA
- a CDS encoding DUF4838 domain-containing protein produces the protein MRTILILLVIILPLCAPAQHKAFHIASYSQISVPARPTEQEKYMARLIKDKIQIHYQKTMKIYPQDNPPPKSIVIGRLPAGKAVPRDPINIEFSESSVFIHGKENKDLLYAGYTFLEDFLGIYRFTPTVEKLIPANVSETDLHYSSPFIYRRDYSYGSNYSKEFNAVLREDGDFAPDAVFGKPYTLVGFVHTFAQILPASKYFKQHPEWFLSSGQIKKMKPGFNDQEVQLCLSDPEAYRQFVKNLLAVIQKNSGETVFSVSQNDGGVFCECTACTSKKNKSTQLLEFINRIAQEIEIEYPDVFLETLFYADAIEPPTVRPRKNVIVRLALINSEIGHPIDDLRNVNKKRLIDSWAALSRDFIYWDYALNSHPAGFLMPQPGFRRIGKDLQYLKKAGMEGYFVQSYLYNDEFGFMTDMKTWVLSRLLWNPDQHQEMLISFFIKNNYGAAYREMDQLYNLIENAVNNINLPTYDAHFNYLTDRVLDAGKKLLADALQKTAADPVVRRKIEREQFLFNFAELYLFKTLNVQKKFRDMKTDSAGDFTAKKLKLTANLKNLNLTLESERKILQLITNLSFQDSSLNVQKSIIIQEDEFQIYGDPSIAGIKTDQGKKVAYLNGNNLLWGITVWFSKYLPVLQEKEWIITAKVRIKIKEKKDNILLNVGVYSADSQKNKTVKNLPIEKFVNNKYVTLSLPPIKINEQDQLWFYVDGNCQCIDQLLIDYIELTPANENPK, from the coding sequence ATGAGAACCATCTTGATTTTACTAGTCATCATTCTGCCGCTGTGTGCTCCTGCGCAGCATAAAGCTTTCCATATCGCCAGTTACTCCCAGATTAGCGTACCGGCAAGACCTACGGAACAGGAAAAATATATGGCGAGGCTTATTAAAGATAAGATCCAGATCCATTATCAGAAAACGATGAAAATCTATCCGCAGGATAACCCACCACCAAAATCTATAGTAATCGGCCGTTTGCCTGCAGGCAAGGCAGTGCCAAGAGATCCTATTAATATTGAATTTTCGGAATCGAGTGTATTTATTCATGGGAAAGAAAATAAAGATTTACTGTATGCGGGATACACTTTTCTAGAGGATTTTCTGGGCATTTACCGATTTACTCCCACGGTGGAGAAACTGATTCCCGCCAACGTTTCTGAAACCGACTTGCACTATTCCAGTCCATTCATCTACCGGAGAGATTACTCCTACGGTTCCAATTATTCCAAAGAATTCAATGCCGTTCTTCGGGAGGATGGGGATTTTGCTCCCGATGCGGTGTTTGGTAAACCGTACACCTTAGTGGGTTTTGTGCATACTTTTGCGCAGATTCTTCCTGCCAGCAAATATTTTAAACAACACCCTGAATGGTTTTTATCTTCCGGTCAGATCAAAAAGATGAAACCCGGCTTCAATGATCAGGAAGTACAGCTCTGTCTTAGCGATCCCGAAGCGTACAGACAGTTTGTAAAAAACCTGCTTGCTGTTATTCAGAAGAACTCGGGCGAGACCGTATTTTCAGTATCCCAAAATGACGGGGGAGTTTTTTGTGAATGCACCGCCTGTACTTCAAAAAAAAACAAGTCCACTCAGCTTCTTGAATTTATCAACAGGATAGCACAAGAAATTGAAATAGAATATCCCGATGTTTTTCTGGAAACCCTTTTTTACGCAGATGCGATCGAGCCGCCAACGGTAAGACCCCGCAAAAATGTGATCGTACGGCTGGCGCTCATTAACAGTGAAATCGGACATCCAATTGATGATTTAAGGAATGTGAATAAGAAAAGACTTATTGATTCGTGGGCGGCCCTATCACGGGATTTTATCTACTGGGATTATGCCCTTAATTCGCATCCTGCCGGATTTTTAATGCCACAACCGGGTTTTCGCCGAATCGGGAAAGATCTGCAGTATTTAAAAAAAGCTGGAATGGAGGGGTATTTCGTACAAAGTTACCTTTATAATGATGAATTTGGTTTTATGACGGATATGAAAACCTGGGTCCTGTCCAGACTCCTGTGGAATCCTGATCAGCATCAGGAGATGCTCATTAGCTTTTTCATTAAGAACAATTATGGGGCAGCTTACAGGGAGATGGATCAGCTTTATAACCTGATAGAAAATGCAGTGAACAATATCAACCTGCCTACATACGATGCACATTTTAATTATCTTACAGATCGTGTACTGGATGCAGGCAAAAAATTACTGGCTGATGCTTTACAGAAAACAGCAGCCGATCCGGTGGTGAGAAGAAAAATAGAAAGGGAGCAGTTTCTTTTTAATTTCGCGGAACTCTATCTCTTTAAAACGTTGAATGTTCAGAAAAAATTCCGCGACATGAAAACGGACAGCGCCGGTGATTTTACTGCTAAAAAACTAAAGCTCACTGCAAACTTGAAAAATCTTAATCTCACTCTGGAATCTGAAAGAAAAATATTGCAGCTTATCACAAATCTAAGTTTCCAGGATTCTTCATTGAATGTTCAAAAATCAATCATCATTCAGGAGGATGAATTTCAGATTTACGGTGATCCTTCCATCGCCGGAATCAAGACAGATCAGGGAAAAAAGGTGGCCTATCTTAATGGTAATAATCTGCTTTGGGGAATAACGGTCTGGTTTTCCAAATACCTCCCTGTGCTTCAGGAAAAAGAGTGGATCATCACTGCTAAGGTGCGAATAAAAATAAAGGAAAAAAAAGACAATATCCTTTTGAATGTAGGTGTTTATAGCGCAGATTCCCAAAAGAATAAAACCGTTAAAAATTTGCCTATTGAAAAATTTGTAAATAACAAATATGTAACCTTATCTTTACCTCCAATAAAAATTAACGAGCAAGACCAGCTTTGGTTCTATGTAGACGGCAATTGCCAATGTATAGACCAACTGCTTATAGACTATATCGAATTAACGCCCGCAAATGAAAATCCAAAATAA
- a CDS encoding glycosyltransferase, which produces MHSRRNWPVKLLLKLNGLLLILVDALFVNGGGGKILLDYLTEELEKTDREIFYLLDKTIENQAPLISQRNTVLFLEAGFLKRAQFYRKNRHQFSSVLCFGNLPPNIRLSAKTYTYFHQKLFLTLPTDMGRLAQLKYWIKTEILYSIRKNADFWMVQNESMKKALAHKYRIPAHQVLIRPFYKTFGFEGSSEKTKNTFLYVSTANPHKNHVLLIEQFCAFYEQHQIGQLILTVSDVYPEVVALINRKVSQNYPIVNLGFIQRGALKKVYAEAEFVIYPSLAESFGLGLVEGIEAGCKVIGADLEYLHEVCIPSLTFNPDEKNAIAESLAYALHHELPPSYSKVTNTIQQIIEEIT; this is translated from the coding sequence ATGCATTCTCGCAGAAACTGGCCGGTAAAATTATTATTAAAATTAAACGGTTTACTATTGATACTGGTTGATGCACTTTTTGTAAATGGCGGTGGCGGAAAAATCCTGCTGGATTATCTGACCGAAGAGCTCGAAAAAACAGACAGAGAAATTTTTTATCTTCTGGACAAAACAATTGAAAATCAAGCCCCTTTGATTTCCCAACGGAATACTGTTTTATTTCTGGAAGCAGGCTTTTTGAAACGCGCGCAGTTTTATCGTAAAAATCGCCATCAATTCAGTTCCGTGCTCTGTTTTGGTAACCTGCCTCCCAACATCAGACTCAGCGCAAAAACCTATACTTATTTTCATCAGAAACTTTTTCTCACGCTCCCCACCGATATGGGGCGACTTGCCCAATTGAAGTATTGGATTAAAACTGAAATACTGTATTCCATCAGAAAGAATGCCGATTTCTGGATGGTGCAGAATGAAAGTATGAAAAAGGCACTCGCTCACAAGTACCGTATTCCGGCCCATCAGGTACTGATAAGACCTTTTTACAAAACGTTTGGTTTTGAAGGCTCTTCTGAAAAAACTAAGAATACTTTTTTGTACGTGAGTACAGCAAATCCCCACAAAAACCATGTTTTATTAATTGAGCAGTTTTGTGCATTTTACGAACAGCATCAGATTGGGCAGTTAATACTGACAGTAAGCGATGTCTATCCGGAGGTGGTCGCATTGATCAACCGCAAGGTCAGTCAAAACTATCCAATTGTAAACTTAGGCTTTATTCAGAGGGGTGCGTTGAAAAAGGTCTATGCGGAAGCTGAATTTGTCATTTATCCTAGTCTGGCAGAAAGTTTTGGCCTGGGTTTGGTTGAAGGCATTGAGGCAGGATGTAAGGTTATCGGTGCGGATCTGGAATATCTTCATGAGGTCTGTATCCCAAGCCTGACCTTTAATCCGGATGAAAAGAATGCGATTGCTGAAAGTTTAGCCTATGCATTGCACCATGAGTTGCCGCCAAGTTACTCGAAAGTAACCAATACCATTCAGCAAATTATTGAGGAAATAACATGA
- a CDS encoding EpsG family protein, which produces MVLYYSLFLFFFFLSFFDIEKVKTEVKTTVYYFGVCLLILLSGFRWKTGTDWDLYYYYFTMYDRFGEFNNGQFEILYATYTYLIKSFTDSYSVFLMISATIIIGIKAIMIKKLEPFFMVSLFAYYSLFIGDLFAVRQSLAISISLFSFYYIIKQKKLFFLISVIVATLVHNSAVVLFLAYPLFYVKINNKTTVVIIVLSLFLGVSGVMNLLLSKFQFLIEGFGGADSERIAGKLDAYTTEVSASKIDSNVAFLISALRRVIILPIILYFRKDVQSAVYDGYINLFTFSNVIFFTLSQVSIVFVRFTSYFTVIEILIIAMVLRIQKDKRKQFLLFVFFAIYMGFRIFVSLNTYLDLYDPYYWIFDKYIPRIPY; this is translated from the coding sequence ATGGTTTTATATTACAGTTTATTTTTGTTTTTCTTTTTCTTAAGTTTTTTCGATATCGAAAAAGTGAAAACCGAGGTGAAAACTACGGTCTACTATTTTGGCGTGTGTCTGCTGATTTTACTCAGCGGCTTCCGCTGGAAAACTGGAACAGACTGGGATCTATATTACTATTACTTTACCATGTATGACCGTTTCGGCGAGTTTAATAACGGTCAATTTGAGATTCTTTATGCCACCTATACTTATCTTATAAAAAGTTTTACCGATTCATATTCGGTCTTTCTTATGATTTCGGCAACGATTATAATTGGAATAAAAGCGATAATGATTAAAAAGTTAGAGCCATTTTTTATGGTGTCGCTTTTTGCTTACTATTCCCTGTTCATTGGTGACTTATTTGCCGTACGGCAAAGTTTGGCGATCTCAATTTCATTGTTCAGCTTTTATTATATTATTAAGCAGAAAAAACTTTTTTTCCTGATTTCGGTGATTGTTGCAACGCTTGTACATAATTCTGCGGTGGTGCTTTTTCTGGCATATCCCCTGTTTTATGTAAAGATTAATAACAAAACGACCGTTGTTATCATTGTGTTGTCCCTGTTTCTGGGTGTTTCGGGGGTGATGAATCTACTGCTAAGTAAATTTCAGTTTTTAATCGAAGGTTTTGGTGGCGCGGATTCAGAGAGAATTGCCGGCAAATTGGATGCCTATACTACTGAAGTTTCAGCATCAAAGATCGACAGCAATGTTGCTTTTCTCATCAGTGCATTGAGAAGGGTCATTATTTTGCCAATTATTCTTTATTTTAGAAAGGATGTACAAAGTGCAGTATATGACGGTTACATTAATCTTTTTACATTCAGCAATGTAATTTTTTTCACTTTGTCACAAGTATCCATTGTGTTTGTAAGGTTTACTTCTTATTTTACAGTGATCGAGATTTTAATTATTGCCATGGTACTCCGTATTCAAAAAGATAAGAGAAAGCAGTTCCTGTTGTTTGTCTTTTTTGCCATTTATATGGGCTTCAGGATTTTTGTGTCGCTGAATACCTACCTGGATCTGTATGATCCTTATTACTGGATTTTCGATAAATATATTCCCAGAATACCTTATTAG
- a CDS encoding oligosaccharide flippase family protein encodes MTVSSILIVMIFRLYFNEHFWIILFVVTTLILNSIFMLMNDYFSLRGEFRKISGLNLFKNALPIIFLMVFVFVIGFMPSDGYVLLWWAQIVGFFAALYYVLKWYRLGIADIPAIGGRKLLTEIFIYMGPLMILSFWNWINSYADRFIIEKLLDLKTVGIYNANVGLGSKVFLMIGPLFLTLLTPVVFNPSISLKDRKTQIDRYLKIYIVLILSAGVFIYFFEKPIGMLFLSKAYEDGFFLIFWSCISYGIITAGYFLEMIFYAENKTKIILFANIISAVAVVSINVFFLPLYGLPVAAFALFAASMIKIIYLRFIFSLAS; translated from the coding sequence GTGACAGTAAGTAGCATTCTGATTGTGATGATTTTCCGGCTTTATTTTAACGAACATTTTTGGATCATTCTTTTTGTTGTTACTACGCTGATTCTCAATTCCATCTTTATGCTCATGAATGACTATTTTTCCCTTAGGGGCGAATTCAGGAAGATTTCTGGGCTTAATCTGTTTAAAAACGCTCTGCCTATTATATTTCTGATGGTATTTGTGTTTGTCATTGGCTTTATGCCTTCGGACGGTTATGTGTTGCTTTGGTGGGCCCAAATTGTGGGTTTTTTTGCCGCATTATACTATGTACTGAAATGGTACAGATTAGGGATTGCTGATATACCGGCCATTGGAGGTCGTAAGTTATTAACGGAGATTTTTATCTACATGGGACCACTGATGATTCTGTCTTTCTGGAACTGGATCAACAGTTATGCAGATCGTTTTATCATTGAAAAATTGTTAGATCTGAAAACAGTTGGTATTTATAACGCTAATGTTGGGCTTGGCTCAAAAGTTTTTCTCATGATCGGTCCGCTATTCCTTACGTTGCTGACTCCAGTGGTATTTAATCCGAGTATATCATTGAAAGATCGAAAGACACAGATTGACCGGTATCTTAAAATTTATATTGTCCTTATTCTAAGCGCAGGAGTTTTTATATACTTTTTTGAGAAACCTATTGGGATGCTGTTTTTATCCAAGGCTTATGAGGATGGTTTTTTTCTGATTTTTTGGAGTTGTATTTCCTACGGAATCATCACCGCAGGTTATTTTTTAGAGATGATTTTTTATGCAGAGAACAAAACCAAAATCATACTTTTTGCCAATATTATTTCTGCAGTTGCAGTAGTTTCAATCAATGTATTTTTCTTGCCTCTATATGGTCTTCCAGTGGCGGCATTTGCTTTATTCGCGGCTTCTATGATTAAAATTATATATTTACGCTTCATTTTTTCCCTAGCTTCCTAA
- a CDS encoding phosphomannose isomerase type II C-terminal cupin domain produces MEHDKRPWGEYWVIEVAETHKVKRIKVNPGGRLSLQYHFKRAEVWTVVSGVGTITINDSIRDYTVGEVAQIPQGAHHRMENRTSEPVVFIEVQYGTYFGEDDIVRIEDDYNRK; encoded by the coding sequence ATGGAACACGATAAAAGACCTTGGGGAGAATATTGGGTGATTGAAGTTGCGGAAACACATAAAGTAAAAAGGATAAAGGTGAATCCGGGTGGAAGACTTTCTTTGCAGTATCATTTTAAAAGAGCCGAGGTTTGGACGGTAGTTTCAGGGGTAGGGACCATCACCATTAATGACAGCATAAGAGACTATACCGTAGGGGAGGTAGCACAGATCCCGCAGGGAGCGCACCACCGGATGGAGAACAGAACTTCCGAACCTGTTGTATTTATTGAAGTGCAATATGGTACCTATTTTGGGGAAGATGATATTGTGCGCATAGAAGATGATTACAACAGGAAATAA